From a region of the Paenibacillus lutimineralis genome:
- a CDS encoding response regulator encodes MSDKIKVMIVDDHDMVRMGLKTYLMMDPLFEVIAEAGNGKEAVDFMNANPENALPDIVLMDLMMPVMNGVEATRAVLERYPQINIVILTSFIEDDLVVQAVEAGAVSYCLKTVSADELIHALQQASRGMPVMTGEIAQALTRGLRQRTVQGDDTDLTEREKEVLLLIAEGKSNKEIGEELHISIKTVKTHVSNLLMKCDLEDRTQLAIFAHRQGWVS; translated from the coding sequence ATGAGTGATAAAATTAAAGTGATGATTGTTGATGATCATGATATGGTTAGAATGGGGCTTAAAACTTATTTAATGATGGATCCCCTCTTTGAGGTTATCGCTGAAGCAGGAAACGGAAAAGAAGCGGTTGACTTTATGAACGCTAACCCGGAGAATGCATTGCCTGATATTGTATTAATGGATCTTATGATGCCGGTTATGAATGGAGTAGAAGCAACAAGGGCGGTACTAGAGCGTTATCCGCAAATCAATATCGTCATACTGACGAGTTTCATAGAGGATGATCTGGTCGTACAGGCCGTGGAAGCTGGGGCGGTTAGCTACTGTCTCAAGACGGTATCCGCAGATGAACTTATTCATGCCCTGCAGCAGGCCAGTCGCGGTATGCCGGTGATGACGGGGGAGATTGCTCAAGCGCTAACACGCGGCCTTCGTCAGCGAACGGTACAGGGCGATGATACAGATCTTACAGAGCGCGAGAAGGAAGTACTGTTGCTTATTGCCGAAGGGAAGAGTAACAAAGAGATTGGAGAAGAACTGCATATTAGCATCAAGACAGTCAAGACCCATGTCAGCAATTTGCTGATGAAATGCGATCTCGAAGACCGTACTCAATTGGCCATTTTTGCTCATCGTCAAGGGTGGGTTAGTTAA